Proteins encoded in a region of the Scyliorhinus canicula chromosome 2, sScyCan1.1, whole genome shotgun sequence genome:
- the LOC119961634 gene encoding gamma-crystallin S-1-like yields MGKIIFYEDRNFQGRHYECSSDCADLSPYFSRCNSVRVESDWWVMYEKPNYMGYQYVLSRGEYPDYQRWMGFNDNIRSCRSYPHYRDGNYRMKIYERPDFGGQMMEFMDDCPSVYDRFRYRDIHSCHVMDGYWTFYEHPNYRGRQYFMRPGEYKRYSDWGGYNSTIGSFRRMRDF; encoded by the exons atggggaag ATCATCTTTTACGAGGACAGGAACTTCCAGGGTCGGCACTATGAGTGCAGCAGTGACTGTGCTGACCTGTCCCCTTACTTCAGCCGCTGTAACTCCGTCCGTGTTGAGAGTGACTGgtgggtgatgtatgagaaacccAATTACATGGGATACCAgtatgttctgagcaggggagaaTATCCTGACTACCAACGCTGGATGGGATTCAATGACAACATCAGGTCATGTCGCTCCTACCCACAT TACCGAGATGGAAACTACAGAATGAAGATTTACGAGAGGCCTGACTTTGGAGGACAGATGATGGAATTCATGGATGACTGTCCATCTGTCTACGATCGTTTCCGTTACCGTGACATCCACTCCTGCCATGTGATGGACGGTTACTGGACCTTCTATGAACATCCCAACTACAGAGGCCGACAGTACTTCATGAGACCCGGTGAATACAAGAGATACAGTGACTGGGGCGGCTACAACTCAACTATCGGATCTTTCAGACGCATGAGGGATTTCTAG